In Rhodamnia argentea isolate NSW1041297 chromosome 4, ASM2092103v1, whole genome shotgun sequence, the following proteins share a genomic window:
- the LOC115736083 gene encoding protein POLAR LOCALIZATION DURING ASYMMETRIC DIVISION AND REDISTRIBUTION-like isoform X3, whose translation MTHMEQVLEGFASAKGHKYCGRRMRIADFLLLEEEEEEREEGDEKECGVAAEIEMSSLRRQDEVVSCGFECPSPRRAISRWFRRRKEKRGVVGQTREEEERELGDGLGSLSVSGIRTKVEDGSSHTVNGKDESGQHRKENMFNLGAAGSLLYLIAASKNELNKMEDLRKEMELLLQNVKEKVRRKDSSCDPSESTESVASCLTDIKEVLSCGSQLSEQSHRTPSHLLEQHRHMQLNQSSGCECKQEPVVDAETSSKQSYQEMIKQIAPKESASGSGRSTSFGDVMNPEDEATEVQGGVPPIELERRLHEVLETRQQERIKELEASLERLEHKLSEKEREISWWKDTALLLSQHVSGPSHGGLTNNETLIC comes from the exons ATGACCCACATGGAGCAAGTTCTTGAAGGATTTGCCTCCGCCAAGGGGCATAAATACTGTGGTCGCCGAATGCGAATCGCCGACTTTTTACtgctcgaggaagaagaagaagaacgagaaGAAGGGGACGAGAAAGAGTGCGGAGTTGCCGCCGAAATCGAGATGAGCAGTCTCCGGCGGCAGGATGAAGTGGTGTCTTGTGGGTTCGAGTGTCCGTCCCCGCGTCGGGCGATTTCGAGGTGGTTCAGACGGCGCAAGGAGAAGAGGGGTGTGGTGGGGCAGactcgagaggaagaagagagggaaCTTGGCGACGGGCTGGGGAGTTTAAGCGTTTCGGGGATAAGGACGAAGGTTGAGGATGGTTCGTCGCACACGGTCAACGGGAAGGATGAGTCAG GACAACATAGGAAAGAGAATATGTTCAACCTGGGAGCTGCAGGGAGTCTATTATATCTGATTGCTGCGAGTAAGAATGAACTCAACAAAATGGAGGATTTGCGGAAAGAAATGGAACTTCTTCTTCAGAATGTCAAAGAAAAAGTACGGAGAAAAGATTCTTCTTGTGATCCATCTGAGTCGACGGAGAGTGTTGCCTCTTGTTTGACTGATATAAAGGAAGTCTTGAGCTGCGGCAGCCAACTATCGGAGCAATCCCATAGAACACCATCTCATTTGCTAGAACAACATAGACATATGCAGTTGAATCAGTCCAGTGGATGCGAGTGTAAACAAGAACCTGTGG TGGATGCTGAAACTTCTTCCAAGCAATCATATCAGGAAATGATAAAG CAGATTGCACCCAAGGAGTCTGCTTCAGGAAGCGGTCGTAGCACGAGTTTCGGGGACGTAATGAACCCCGAAGACGAAGCGACTGAAGTTCAGGGCGGAGTTCCCCCTATTGAACTCGAGAGGAGGTTGCATGAAGTGCTAGAAACAAGACAGCAAGAACGAATCAAAGAGCTTGAAGCATCTTTAGAGCGTTTGGAGCACAAGCTatctgagaaagagagagagatctcatGGTGGAAAGACACTGCTCTTCTTCTGTCACAGCATGTGTCTGGGCCTTCTCATGGTGGTCTAACTAACAATGAAACTTTGATATGTTGA
- the LOC115736118 gene encoding disease resistance protein L6-like, whose amino-acid sequence MEYSEPGSSSDAAQASRSEYGVFLSFRGPDTRNGFTDFLYHGLLDAGVRVFRDEEERRVGEVFDDGLLRAIDKSLLYIPIFSQNYASSTLCLHELAHIVENVSKSEGKKRILPIFYDVEPHDVRLRTSLYGDAFRYHEERFPDQVEAWRKALNAVGNLNGWSCKSHGSQATLVKLVVDTVLREPETKQKKLPRHLVGLDDRIEDLMELIGFDHPDVRLIVIYGMGGIGKTTIAKVVFNQLSFSYGKCCSFLEDVRESSSTKEHIVQIAKKLLSDIVGFGFAEKVENSEQGVRRIGETLRTKRVLVVPDDVAEKQHIENLIGDYSLHPGSRIIITTRDKTILQYEGFNGVILGYEMPKMDDALALLLLRWHAFDRDFPPNDYKKLSSEIVSTTGQLPLAIEATGSVIRGKDKAYWEKKLVRLMNVPEKETLNKLLISYDGLDENEKQIFLDIACFFFNEKKIDAIYMWDSCRLDPIIAIKGLTEKCLIKELDNGKFWMHEQLIALGRQIVHRESPRDLGKQSRLWIA is encoded by the exons ATGGAATACTCAGAGCCCGGATCGAGTAGTGATGCTGCACAAGCATCAAGAAGTGAGTATGGAGTGTTCCTGAGTTTCAGAGGGCCCGACACTCGTAATGGATTCACAGATTTCCTCTACCACGGCTTGCTAGATGCTGGAGTCCGTGTATTTAGGGATGAAGAGGAGCGCCGCGTCGGCGAAGTGTTTGATGATGGCCTTTTACGTGCTATCGATAAATCCTTACTCtacatacccatcttctctcaAAATTATGCTTCCAGTACTTTGTGCCTCCATGAACTCGCTCACATAGTAGAGAACGTGTCTAAATCGGAGGGTAAAAAACGTATCCTTCCCATTTTTTACGATGTGGAACCTCACGATGTTAGACTTAGAACTTCACTCTATGGTGATGCTTTTCGGTACCATGAAGAGAGGTTTCCCGACCAAGTCGAGGCGTGGAGAAAGGCTCTTAACGCGGTTGGTAACTTGAACGGATGGAGCTGCAAATCGCACGGAAG CCAAGCAACTTTAGTCAAATTAGTTGTTGATACGGTATTGCGGGAGCCggagacaaaacaaaaaaaattgcctcGACATTTAGTTGGACTTGATGATCGGATAGAAGACTTGATGGAGTTAATTGGATTCGACCATCCCGATGTGCGGCTCATTGTAATTTACGGAATGGGTGGCATTGGTAAAACAACTATTGCCAAGGTCGTGTTCAATCAACTATCTTTCTCCTATGGAAAGTGTTGTAGCTTCCTTGAGGACGTTCGAGAAAGCTCATCAACCAAGGAGCACATAGTCCAGATTGCGAAGAAATTACTATCCGACATTGTTGGTTTTGGATTTGCAGAAAAAGTGGAAAATAGTGAGCAAGGAGTGAGGAGGATTGGAGAAACACTCCGCACTAAGAGAGTCCTTGTGGTTCCGGATGATGTTGCTGAAAAACAGCACATTGAGAACCTAATAGGAGATTATTCATTACATCCAGGATCTCGCATAATCATTACAACAAGAGACAAAACTATTCTACAATACGAAGGATTTAATGGTGTCATTCTAGGGTATGAGATGCCAAAGATGGATGATGCTCTTGCGCTACTGCTTTTACGTTGGCATGCCTTTGATAGAGACTTTCCTCCCAATGATTATAAGAAACTTTCAAGTGAAATTGTCTCAACTACGGGGCAACTTCCTTTGGCTATTGAAGCGACGGGTTCGGTAATTCGGGGGAAAGACAAAGCATATTGGGAAAAGAAGTTGGTCAGGTTAATGAATGTACCCGAGAAAGAGACTCTAAATAAGTTGCTAATTAGCTATGATGGCCTAGacgaaaatgagaaacaaatttttcttgatatagcaTGCTTCTTTTTCAATGAGAAGAAGATTGATGCAATTTACATGTGGGACAGTTGTCGACTTGATCCGATAATAGCAATTAAAGGCCTTACCGAGAAGTGCTTGATAAAGGAATTGGACAATGGTAAGTTCTGGATGCATGAACAATTAATAGCACTGGGAAGGCAAATTGTCCATCGAGAGAGTCCACGTGACCTCGGAAAGCAGAGTAGGTTGTGGATTGCGTAA
- the LOC115736070 gene encoding probable disease resistance protein At5g66890: protein MLPYLRLLKLGNGTFVGDFVKYHSRLRWISWRSPHPDFRADNLHLGRLVVFKLDKNGFTDDSKAWDLIKRARNLKVLSLTECDGITTIPKFSKCLYLERLTLARCNRLKRIERFIEDLPSLIELEIEGCMNLAYLPQEVGALVKLERFSLRGCHGLM, encoded by the exons ATGTTACCATATCTAAGACTCCTCAAATTAGGCAATGGAACTTTTGTTGGGGACTTTGTAAAATATCATTCACGGTTGAGATGGATTTCTTGGCGTTCTCCTCATCCGGATTTTAGGGCGGACAATCTACATTTGGGTCGTCTTGTTGTTTTTAAACTTGACAAGAATGGTTTCACGGATGACTCAAAAGCATGGGACTTGATCAAG AGGGCACGGAATTTGAAAGTTCTATCTCTTACCGAGTGTGACGGCATAACGACAATCCCAAAGTTCTCTAAATGCTTGTATTTAGAGAGGTTGACTCTTGCACGTTGCAACAGGCTAAAGAGAATTGAAAGATTCATTGAAGACCTACCATCGTTGATTGAGTTAGAAATTGAAGGGTGTATGAATCTTGCATATTTGCCCCAAGAAGTGGGAGCACTAGTGAAGCTTGAGCGCTTCTCATTGAGAGGTTGTCATGGGTTGATGTAA
- the LOC115736083 gene encoding protein POLAR LOCALIZATION DURING ASYMMETRIC DIVISION AND REDISTRIBUTION-like isoform X2, which produces MTHMEQVLEGFASAKGHKYCGRRMRIADFLLLEEEEEEREEGDEKECGVAAEIEMSSLRRQDEVVSCGFECPSPRRAISRWFRRRKEKRGVVGQTREEEERELGDGLGSLSVSGIRTKVEDGSSHTVNGKDESGQHRKENMFNLGAAGSLLYLIAASKNELNKMEDLRKEMELLLQNVKEKVRRKDSSCDPSESTESVASCLTDIKEVLSCGSQLSEQSHRTPSHLLEQHRHMQLNQSSGCECKQEPVEGIEELEAELEAELERLQLQLDAETSSKQSYQEMIKIAPKESASGSGRSTSFGDVMNPEDEATEVQGGVPPIELERRLHEVLETRQQERIKELEASLERLEHKLSEKEREISWWKDTALLLSQHVSGPSHGGLTNNETLIC; this is translated from the exons ATGACCCACATGGAGCAAGTTCTTGAAGGATTTGCCTCCGCCAAGGGGCATAAATACTGTGGTCGCCGAATGCGAATCGCCGACTTTTTACtgctcgaggaagaagaagaagaacgagaaGAAGGGGACGAGAAAGAGTGCGGAGTTGCCGCCGAAATCGAGATGAGCAGTCTCCGGCGGCAGGATGAAGTGGTGTCTTGTGGGTTCGAGTGTCCGTCCCCGCGTCGGGCGATTTCGAGGTGGTTCAGACGGCGCAAGGAGAAGAGGGGTGTGGTGGGGCAGactcgagaggaagaagagagggaaCTTGGCGACGGGCTGGGGAGTTTAAGCGTTTCGGGGATAAGGACGAAGGTTGAGGATGGTTCGTCGCACACGGTCAACGGGAAGGATGAGTCAG GACAACATAGGAAAGAGAATATGTTCAACCTGGGAGCTGCAGGGAGTCTATTATATCTGATTGCTGCGAGTAAGAATGAACTCAACAAAATGGAGGATTTGCGGAAAGAAATGGAACTTCTTCTTCAGAATGTCAAAGAAAAAGTACGGAGAAAAGATTCTTCTTGTGATCCATCTGAGTCGACGGAGAGTGTTGCCTCTTGTTTGACTGATATAAAGGAAGTCTTGAGCTGCGGCAGCCAACTATCGGAGCAATCCCATAGAACACCATCTCATTTGCTAGAACAACATAGACATATGCAGTTGAATCAGTCCAGTGGATGCGAGTGTAAACAAGAACCTGTGGAGGGGATTGAAGAACTGGAAGCAGAATTAGAAGCCGAGTTAGAACGCTTGCAGCTTCAGTTGGATGCTGAAACTTCTTCCAAGCAATCATATCAGGAAATGATAAAG ATTGCACCCAAGGAGTCTGCTTCAGGAAGCGGTCGTAGCACGAGTTTCGGGGACGTAATGAACCCCGAAGACGAAGCGACTGAAGTTCAGGGCGGAGTTCCCCCTATTGAACTCGAGAGGAGGTTGCATGAAGTGCTAGAAACAAGACAGCAAGAACGAATCAAAGAGCTTGAAGCATCTTTAGAGCGTTTGGAGCACAAGCTatctgagaaagagagagagatctcatGGTGGAAAGACACTGCTCTTCTTCTGTCACAGCATGTGTCTGGGCCTTCTCATGGTGGTCTAACTAACAATGAAACTTTGATATGTTGA
- the LOC115736083 gene encoding protein POLAR LOCALIZATION DURING ASYMMETRIC DIVISION AND REDISTRIBUTION-like isoform X1, which translates to MTHMEQVLEGFASAKGHKYCGRRMRIADFLLLEEEEEEREEGDEKECGVAAEIEMSSLRRQDEVVSCGFECPSPRRAISRWFRRRKEKRGVVGQTREEEERELGDGLGSLSVSGIRTKVEDGSSHTVNGKDESGQHRKENMFNLGAAGSLLYLIAASKNELNKMEDLRKEMELLLQNVKEKVRRKDSSCDPSESTESVASCLTDIKEVLSCGSQLSEQSHRTPSHLLEQHRHMQLNQSSGCECKQEPVEGIEELEAELEAELERLQLQLDAETSSKQSYQEMIKQIAPKESASGSGRSTSFGDVMNPEDEATEVQGGVPPIELERRLHEVLETRQQERIKELEASLERLEHKLSEKEREISWWKDTALLLSQHVSGPSHGGLTNNETLIC; encoded by the exons ATGACCCACATGGAGCAAGTTCTTGAAGGATTTGCCTCCGCCAAGGGGCATAAATACTGTGGTCGCCGAATGCGAATCGCCGACTTTTTACtgctcgaggaagaagaagaagaacgagaaGAAGGGGACGAGAAAGAGTGCGGAGTTGCCGCCGAAATCGAGATGAGCAGTCTCCGGCGGCAGGATGAAGTGGTGTCTTGTGGGTTCGAGTGTCCGTCCCCGCGTCGGGCGATTTCGAGGTGGTTCAGACGGCGCAAGGAGAAGAGGGGTGTGGTGGGGCAGactcgagaggaagaagagagggaaCTTGGCGACGGGCTGGGGAGTTTAAGCGTTTCGGGGATAAGGACGAAGGTTGAGGATGGTTCGTCGCACACGGTCAACGGGAAGGATGAGTCAG GACAACATAGGAAAGAGAATATGTTCAACCTGGGAGCTGCAGGGAGTCTATTATATCTGATTGCTGCGAGTAAGAATGAACTCAACAAAATGGAGGATTTGCGGAAAGAAATGGAACTTCTTCTTCAGAATGTCAAAGAAAAAGTACGGAGAAAAGATTCTTCTTGTGATCCATCTGAGTCGACGGAGAGTGTTGCCTCTTGTTTGACTGATATAAAGGAAGTCTTGAGCTGCGGCAGCCAACTATCGGAGCAATCCCATAGAACACCATCTCATTTGCTAGAACAACATAGACATATGCAGTTGAATCAGTCCAGTGGATGCGAGTGTAAACAAGAACCTGTGGAGGGGATTGAAGAACTGGAAGCAGAATTAGAAGCCGAGTTAGAACGCTTGCAGCTTCAGTTGGATGCTGAAACTTCTTCCAAGCAATCATATCAGGAAATGATAAAG CAGATTGCACCCAAGGAGTCTGCTTCAGGAAGCGGTCGTAGCACGAGTTTCGGGGACGTAATGAACCCCGAAGACGAAGCGACTGAAGTTCAGGGCGGAGTTCCCCCTATTGAACTCGAGAGGAGGTTGCATGAAGTGCTAGAAACAAGACAGCAAGAACGAATCAAAGAGCTTGAAGCATCTTTAGAGCGTTTGGAGCACAAGCTatctgagaaagagagagagatctcatGGTGGAAAGACACTGCTCTTCTTCTGTCACAGCATGTGTCTGGGCCTTCTCATGGTGGTCTAACTAACAATGAAACTTTGATATGTTGA